Proteins co-encoded in one Brassica rapa cultivar Chiifu-401-42 chromosome A02, CAAS_Brap_v3.01, whole genome shotgun sequence genomic window:
- the LOC103854264 gene encoding 30S ribosomal protein S21, chloroplastic: protein MASSFSLTSFISSISPFKPQTKPTPPPPPSLTLPTPTVSHNRRNKNDLATEKPPSSTASLSSELASVICPSLAYANTLFFSSSGYNVQVFVEDNESEERLVNRFRREVMRTGVIQECKRRRYFENKQDEKKRRTRDAAKRNKKRRPFAKFTQETREEAAAAATKSKKKDEEEDNWEMPDGDVPS from the exons ATGGCGTCTTCCTTCTCACTCACGAGCTTCATCTCCTCCATCTCTCCCTTCAAACCTCAAACCAAACctactcctcctcctcctccgagCCTCACTCTCCCTACTCCAACAGTCTCCCACAACAGGCGGAATAAGAACGATCTCGCCACCGAGAAACCTCCTTCTTCCACCGCTTCGCTCTCCTCGGAGCTCGCTTCCGTGATATGCCCGTCGCTTGCGTACGCGAACACGCTCTTCTTCAGCAGCTCGGGGTACAACGTGCAGGTGTTTGTGGAGGATAACGAGTCTGAGGAGAGGCTGGTGAATCGTTTCAGAAGGGAAGTGATGAGAACCGGAGTTATACAGGAATGTAAGAGAAGGAGATACTTCGAGAACAAACAGGATGAGAAGAAGCGTAGGACTCGTGATGCTGCTAAGCGTAACAAGAAAAG GCGTCCTTTTGCAAAGTTTACTCAAGAGACTAGAGAAGAAGCAGCAGCGGCAGCAACCAAGAGTAAGaagaaggatgaagaagaagataactgGGAGATGCCTGATGGAGATGTACCTTCTTGA
- the LOC103854263 gene encoding chloride channel protein CLC-b, with protein sequence MGEVTNHIGTSINYNGEEREQGDAESNTLNQPLVKANRKLSSTPLALVGTKVSHIESLDYEINENDLFKHDWRKRSKTQVLQYIFLKWTFACLVGLFTGLIATLINLAVENIAGYKLLAVGHFLAQERYVTGLMMFAGANLGLTLIASVLCVCFAPTAAGPGIPEIKAYLNGIDTPNMFGATTMFVKIVGSIGAVAAGLDLGKEGPLVHIGTCIASLLGQGGTDNHRIKWRWLRYFNNDRDRRDLITCGSAAGVCAAFRSPVGGVLFALEEVATWWRSALLWRTFFSTAVVVVVLRGFIEICKSGKCGLFGSGGLIMFDVSHVTYTYHVTDIIPVTLIGVIGGVLGSLYNHFLHKVLRLYNLINAKGKIHKVLLSLSVSLFTSVCLYGLPFLATCKPCDPSIKERCPTNGRSGNFKQFHCPKGHYSDLATLLLTTNVDAVRNIFSSNTPNEFSMGSLWIFFVLYCILGLFTFGIATPSGLFLPIILMGSAYGRMLGGVMGSYTSIDQGLYAVLGAASLMAGSMRMTVSLCVIFLELTNNLLLLPITMIVLLIAKTVGDSFNPSIYDIILHLKGLPFLEANPEPWMRNLSVGDLGDAKPPVVTLQGVEKVARIVDVLKNTTHNAFPVLDEAQVVPQVGLANGAIELHGLILRAHLVKVLKKRWFLTEKRRTEEWEVREKFPWDELAEREDNFDDVAITSSEMQMYVDLHPLTNTTPYTVMENMSVAKALVLFRQVGLRHLLIVPKIQVSGMSPVVGILTRQDLRAYNILQAFPHLEKSKGRKAH encoded by the exons ATGGGAGAAGTTACAAACCATATTGGTACTAGTATTAATTACAATGGAGAAGAAAGAGAACAAGGAGACGCAGAGAGCAACACACTGAACCAACCTCTTGTTAAGGCTAATCGAAAACTTTCTTCCACACCACTTGCTTTGGTCGGCACCAAAGTTTCTCACATCGAGAGCTTGGATTATGA AATAAACGAGAACGATTTGTTTAAGCATGATTGGAGAAAAAGATCAAAAACACAAGTGCTTCAGTACATATTCTTGAAATGGACATTTGCTTGTCTTGTCGGTCTATTCACTGGTCTTATCGCCACTCTCATCAACTTAGCCGTTGAAAACATTGCTGGCTACAAGCTTTTAGCAGTTGGTCACTTCCTTGCACAAGAAAG ATATGTAACAGGTCTGATGATGTTTGCTGGAGCCAATTTGGGACTGACGCTGATTGCATCTGTGCTTTGTGTGTGCTTTGCTCCCACGGCGGCTGGTCCTGGCATCCCTGAGATAAAAGCTTATCTTAATGGCATTGATACTCCCAACATGTTTGGTGCTACCACTATGTTCGTTAAG ATCGTTGGAAGCATTGGAGCGGTTGCAGCTGGGCTTGATCTAGGCAAAGAAGGTCCTTTGGTTCACATTGGAACTTGCATAGCTTCTTTACTTGGGCAAGGGGGTACAGACAATCACAGGATCAAGTGGAGGTGGCTGCGTTACTTCAACAACGACAGAGACAGAAGGGATCTGATTACTTGTGGCTCAGCAGCTGGTGTCTGTGCAGCCTTCAGATCACCTGTTGGAGGCGTGCTTTTCGCTCTTGAGGAAGTCGCCACTTGGTGGAGAAGCGCCTTGTTGTGGAGGACTTTCTTCAGCACAGCAGTTGTTGTGGTGGTTCTAAGAGGGTTCATAGAGATCTGCAAGTCAGGGAAGTGTGGTTTGTTTGGAAGTGGAGGGCTTATCATGTTTGATGTGAGTCATGTAACTTATACTTACCATGTAACTGATATAATCCCTGTCACCTTGATTGGTGTCATTGGTGGAGTTCTTGGCAGCCTCTACAATCACTTTCTCCATAAAGTTCTCAGACTTTACAATCTCATCAACGC GAAGGGTAAGATCCACAAGGTGCTTCTAAGTCTTTCTGTATCTCTCTTTACATCAGTTTGTCTCTATGGTCTTCCTTTCCTAGCTACATGCAAGCCTTGTGACCCCTCAATAAAGGAGAGATGTCCCACAAATGGAAGATCAGGCAACTTTAAACAGTTCCATTGTCCAAAAGGTCACTACAGTGATCTAGCTACTCTGCTTCTCACCACCAATGTTGATGCTGTAAGAAACATCTTCTCTTCCAACACTCCCAATGAGTTCAGCATGGGTTCCCTTTGGATATTCTTTGTACTCTACTGCATCTTGGGGCTATTCACATTTGGTATTGCAACACCGTCCGGTCTCTTCCTCCCAATCATCCTCATGGGTTCTGCATATGGTCGTATGCTTGGTGGAGTGATGGGATCATACACCAGCATTGACCAAGGGCTTTACGCGGTTCTCGGTGCAGCTTCGCTCATGGCAGGGTCAATGAGAATGACTGTGTCACTCTGTGTTATATTCCTTGAACTCACCAACAACCTTCTTTTGCTTCCCATTACAATGATTGTGCTTCTCATTGCCAAAACTGTTGGAGACAGCTTCAACCCAAGTATCTATGACATCATATTGCATCTTAAAGGTTTACCTTTCTTAGAAGCTAATCCAGAGCCGTGGATGAGGAACCTCTCAGTTGGGGATCTTGGTGATGCTAAGCCACCTGTTGTAACCCTGCAAGGAGTAGAAAAGGTTGCTAGAATAGTTGATGTGCTAAAGAACACGACGCATAATGCATTCCCTGTTCTAGATGAAGCACAAGTAGTACCTCAAGTGGGTCTAGCAAATGGAGCTATAGAGCTCCACGGGTTGATACTGAGAGCGCACCTGGTTAAAGTTCTGAAAAAGAGATGGTTCTTGACGGAGAAGAGGAGAACAGAGGAGTGGGAGGTCAGGGAGAAGTTCCCATGGGATGAGTTGGCTGAGAGAGAAGACAACTTTGACGATGTTGCCATCACAAGCTCTGAAATGCAAATGTATGTTGATCTTCATCCTCTTACAAACACAACTCCTTACACGGTTATGGAGAACATGTCTGTGGCCAAGGCTTTGGTGCTGTTCAGGCAAGTGGGTCTCAGGCATTTGCTTATTGTTCCCAAGATTCAAGTCTCAGGA ATGTCTCCTGTGGTAGGGATCTTAACAAGGCAGGATCTAAGGGCATACAACATTCTACAAGCTTTTCCTCACTTGGAAAAATCCAAAGGTAGAAAAGCACACTGA
- the LOC103854261 gene encoding uridine kinase-like protein 2, chloroplastic, with product MPEDSSSIDYVMEKASGPHFSGLRLDGLLSSPSKSSISSPSHFRSAVPPFSLISDPAAPNQPFVIGVTGGTASGKTTVCDMIIQQLHDHRIVLVNQDSFYRGLTSEELARVQEYNFDHPDAFDTEQLLHCVNTLKSGQPYQVPIYDFKTHQRKADAFRQVNACDVIILEGILVFHDSRVRDLMNMKIFVDTDADVRLARRIRRDTVERGRDVDSVLEQYAKFVKPAFDDFVLPSKKYADVIIPRGGDNHVAVDLIVQHIHTKLGQHDLCKIYPNVFVIESTFQIRGMHTLIREKDISKHDFVFYSDRLIRLVVEHGLGHLPFTEKQVVTPTGAVYSGVDFCKKLCGVSVIRSGESMENALRACCKGIKIGKILIHRVGDNGMQLIYEKLPSDISERHVLLMDPVLGTGNSASQAIELLIQKGVPESHIIFLNLISAPEGIHCVCKRFPSLKIVTSEIDLCINEEYRVIPGLGEFGDRYFGTDD from the exons ATGCCGGAAGACTCTTCGTCGATTGACTATGTCATGGAGAAGGCATCGGGGCCTCACTTCTCCGGTCTCCGCCTCGACGGCCTTCTCTCTTCTCCGTCTAAAtcctccatctcttctccttctcACTTCCGCTCCGCCGTTCCGCCGTTTTCCCTGATCTCCGACCCCGCCGCGCCTAATCAGCCCTTCGTCATCG GAGTTACTGGTGGTACAGCTTCGGGTAAGACTACGGTATGTGACATGATCATCCAGCAACTTCATGATCATCGCATTGTTCTAGTTAACCAG gatTCCTTTTACCGTGGTTTGACATCTGAAGAACTGGCTCGTGTTCAAGAATACAATTTCGATCATCCTG atGCCTTTGACACTGAGCAGCTTTTGCATTGCGTTAATACACTCAAGAGTGGACAACCCTATCAAGTTCCAATTTACGACTTCAAGACCCATCAACGTAAAGCTGATGCTTTTCGCCAG GTCAATGCTTGTGATGTCATAATTTTGGAAGGGATTCTAGTTTTCCATGACTCACGAGTTCGGGATCTGATGAATATGAAGATCTTCGTCGACACAG ATGCTGATGTGAGGCTTGCTCGCAGAATCAGGCGTGATACGGTTGAGAGGGGTAGAGATGTTGATTCTGTGCTTGAACAG TATGCAAAGTTTGTGAAGCCCGCGTTTGATGATTTTGTACTCCCTTCAAAGAAATATGCCGATGTGATTATTCCCAGAGGAGGTGACAATCACGTTGCAGTTGATTTGATTGTGCAACATATCCACACAAAACTTGGGCAACATGATCTCTGCAAAATCTACCCAAATGTTTTTGTTATCGAGTCAACATTTCAG ATAAGAGGCATGCACACACTTATTCGAGAGAAGGACATATCAAAACATGACTTTGTGTTTTACTCAGATCGCCTCATTCGTCTG GTTGTGGAGCATGGTCTTGGCCATTTGCCATTCACTGAGAAACAAGTAGTTACTCCAACAG GAGCTGTGTATAGCGGTGTTGATTTCTGCAAGAAACTTTGTGGGGTCTCAGTCATTAGAAG TGGTGAAAGCATGGAAAACGCTTTACGTGCATGCTGCAAAGGGATTAAGATAGGGAAAATTCTCATTCATCGTGTAGGTGACAATGGAATGCAG CTAATATATGAGAAGCTTCCAAGTGATATCTCCGAGCGCCATGTGCTGCTTATGGATCCCGTTTTAGGCACAG GTAACTCTGCAAGTCAAGCGATAGAACTACTCATACAGAAAGGAGTTCCTGAATCCCACATTATATTCCTCAATCTTATCTCG GCTCCAGAAGGAATACATTGCGTCTGCAAACGGTTTCCATCGTTGAAGATTGTGACATCGGAAATAGATCTGTGTATAAACGAAGAGTATCGGGTTATACCAGGCTTGGGTGAGTTTGGTGATCGCTACTTTGGTACTGACGATTAA
- the LOC103854260 gene encoding mavicyanin: MQAGIAILVFAGLMAVKTTFAAQHVMGGSQGWEESVDFDSWSSDQSFKVGDQLVFKYSGLHSVVELGSETAYKSCDLGTPVNSLSSGNDVVKLSETGTRYFACGTPGHCEQGMKVKVNVVSSDSTAVPSPGSGSSSDSDSSSGHGLRRASIEYMLAVGSLIMGLVWSF, from the exons ATGCAAGCAGGTATTGCTATCCTGGTTTTTGCCGGTTTAATGGCGGTTAAGACAACGTTTGCAGCACAACATGTGATGGGCGGGAGCCAAGGCTGGGAAGAGTCCGTTGACTTTGATTCTTGGTCGTCCGATCAATCTTTCAAAGTCGGCGACCAATTGG TTTTTAAGTATTCCGGACTACACAGCGTTGTAGAGCTGGGAAGCGAAACGGCATACAAGAGTTGTGACCTGGGAACACCCGTAAATTCCTTAAGCTCTGGAAACGACGTCGTTAAGCTGTCTGAAACCGGTACTCGTTATTTCGCATGTGGGACCCCAGGGCATTGTGAACAAGGTATGAAGGTCAAAGTCAACGTTGTCTCTTCTGATTCCACCGCCGTTCCCTCGCCGGGTTCGGGTTCAAGCTCTGACTCGGATTCTAGTTCGGGTCATGGGTTACGACGTGCTTCCATTGAATATATGTTGGCTGTTGGATCGTTGATCATGGGCCTTGTTTGGTCTTTCTGA
- the LOC103854259 gene encoding uncharacterized protein At3g27210, which translates to MGSSSSSLNKSPFRTDNMVTPESPTKDISSVEKNDAVVSIVSNPSPSTKKTFESPRKSTTSTPVTSPAVKSRWSFSSSKKSFGSKDETFFDTQQWLQSDSDDDFHSVNGDFTPSRGNTPKCSFSDRPPRIQSLRFQDKKSSRGSSPAPRPRRKKLGELFRDSIRERPEESSGASSALSSPYLSVANSGEFSKAAIEDATVKEQKKSNRQHHRCLPSFSSCGGSFMERRKKMSSETAVDTVK; encoded by the exons ATGGGTTCGTCTTCGTCGTCGCTTAACAAGTCTCCGTTTAGAACAGACAATATGGTAACACCAGAGTCTCCCACGAAGGATATTAGTTCAGTGGAGAAAAACGACGCCGTCGTCTCGATCGTATCTAATCCGTCTCCTTCTACCAAGAAAACCTTCG AATCGCCGAGAAAGAGTACAACATCGACTCCGGTGACTTCTCCGGCTGTCAAATCTCGGTGgtcgttttcttcttctaagAAAAGCTTCG GAAGTAAAGATGAAACCTTCTTCGATACGCAACAATGGCTCCAATCTGACTCCGACGATGATTTCCACAGCGTTAATGGCG ATTTCACTCCATCGCGTGGAAACACTCCAAAGTGCAGCTTCTCGGACAGGCCTCCTCGTATCCAAAGCCTTAGATTCCAAGACAAGAAGTCTTCTCGTGGCTCTTCTCCAGCGCCAAGACCGAGGAGGAAGAAGCTTGGTGAGCTTTTCAGAGATAGTATAAGAGAACGACCAGAGGAAAGCTCAGGAGCGTCATCAGCTCTAAGCTCTCCTTACCTCTCAGTTGCAAACTCAGGCGAGTTCAGCAAGGCCGCCATTGAAGACGCTACTGTGAAGGAACAGAAGAAGTCCAACAGGCAGCATCATCGATGTCTTCCTAGTTTCTCATCATGTGGTGGAAGTTTCAtggagaggaggaagaagatgagctCTGAAACTGCGGTTGATACTGTGAAATGA